The following are encoded in a window of Streptomyces sp. 11x1 genomic DNA:
- a CDS encoding lysylphosphatidylglycerol synthase transmembrane domain-containing protein, producing MTATQLPRPLIARIPVRRILCLLPLALVLVVAARHRSVLVEGFERLATARWPWLVAAAGVTCLTWVAAAVTRQGALVERLPAGRLLAAQFAAGAANHLLPTGLGASAVNLRFMTVCGVPLSRSSAALALYLLAESVARVGLLLALLTAFPRALRLGPLLPVGTSTPLLVTAVVVGCGAVAAVLLVRRLRAAVSGFVRTALREARAVHARPARVLALWGGSLAFPALQAGVLVTVGLALGLHIPVTHMALAYLAATVAVALVPTPGGLGSVEAALVVALVAAGGPVAVATAVVLAFRIVTVWLPLLPGALTLGALVRLKVL from the coding sequence GTGACAGCGACACAGCTCCCACGGCCGCTCATCGCACGCATTCCGGTACGGCGGATCCTCTGCCTGCTCCCCCTCGCGCTGGTCCTGGTGGTCGCCGCGCGGCACCGTTCCGTACTCGTCGAGGGCTTCGAGCGTCTCGCGACCGCGCGGTGGCCATGGCTGGTCGCGGCGGCCGGCGTGACCTGTCTGACCTGGGTCGCGGCGGCCGTGACGCGGCAGGGGGCGCTCGTCGAGCGGTTGCCCGCCGGGCGGTTGCTGGCCGCCCAGTTCGCGGCGGGCGCGGCGAACCATCTGCTGCCGACGGGTCTGGGCGCGAGCGCGGTGAACCTGCGGTTCATGACGGTGTGCGGGGTGCCCCTGTCCCGTTCGTCGGCGGCGCTCGCGCTGTATCTGCTGGCGGAGTCCGTCGCCCGGGTCGGCCTGCTGCTGGCCCTGCTGACGGCGTTCCCCCGGGCCCTGCGCCTCGGTCCGCTCCTGCCCGTCGGCACGTCGACTCCCCTGCTGGTGACGGCGGTTGTCGTGGGGTGCGGGGCCGTGGCCGCGGTTCTCCTGGTACGGCGGCTACGTGCGGCCGTGTCGGGTTTCGTACGCACGGCCCTGCGCGAGGCCCGCGCGGTGCACGCGCGACCGGCGCGGGTGCTGGCTCTGTGGGGCGGCTCGTTGGCGTTCCCCGCGCTCCAGGCGGGCGTACTGGTCACCGTGGGGCTGGCATTGGGGCTGCACATCCCGGTGACGCACATGGCGCTCGCCTATCTCGCCGCCACCGTCGCGGTCGCCCTCGTCCCGACGCCGGGGGGCCTCGGTTCGGTGGAGGCCGCGCTCGTGGTCGCGCTGGTGGCGGCCGGTGGCCCTGTGGCCGTGGCGACCGCGGTGGTGCTGGCGTTCCGGATCGTCACGGTCTGGCTGCCGTTGCTGCCGGGGGCGTTGACGCTCGGTGCGCTGGTCCGGCTGAAGGTGCTCTGA
- a CDS encoding mechanosensitive ion channel family protein produces MTRTLTLDDCLVAGIILVAGLLAAFLLRLLLRWLGGHATKTRWSGDDVIVDTLRSLVPWSAFVGGAAAAGAVLPLTKTVQHNVNQSLTVLFILVATVTAARVIAGLVRTLAQSRAGVAGSVTIFVNITRVTVLAIGVLVILQTLGIPVAPLVTALGVGGLAVALALQDTLANLFAGIHILASKTVQPGDYIKLSSGEEGYVVDINWRQTTIKSLSNNLVIIPNGQLAGTNMTNFNQPEQDMTLLVQVGVGYDSDLEHVERVTNEVIAETMKEVEGAVPDHEPAVRFHTFGDSRIGMTVILGVGEFSDQYRIKHEFIKRLHRRYRAEGISVPVPRRAITLQTGGGSVEIPHQREPSVEVAS; encoded by the coding sequence ATGACCCGGACCCTCACCCTCGACGACTGTCTCGTGGCCGGAATCATCCTGGTCGCGGGCCTGTTGGCCGCGTTCCTGCTGCGGCTGCTGCTGCGCTGGCTCGGCGGCCACGCGACGAAGACCCGCTGGAGCGGTGACGACGTCATCGTCGACACGCTGCGCTCGCTGGTGCCCTGGAGCGCGTTCGTCGGCGGGGCGGCGGCCGCCGGAGCGGTGCTGCCGCTGACGAAGACCGTGCAGCACAACGTGAACCAGTCGCTGACGGTGCTCTTCATCCTCGTCGCCACGGTCACGGCGGCCCGGGTGATCGCCGGACTGGTGCGCACCCTCGCCCAGTCCCGGGCCGGTGTCGCGGGCTCGGTCACGATCTTCGTGAACATCACCCGGGTCACGGTCCTCGCGATCGGTGTCCTGGTGATCCTCCAGACCCTGGGCATCCCGGTCGCCCCGCTGGTCACCGCCCTCGGTGTCGGCGGTCTCGCGGTGGCGCTGGCCCTCCAGGACACCCTCGCCAACCTCTTCGCGGGCATCCACATCCTCGCCTCGAAGACGGTCCAGCCGGGCGACTACATCAAGCTGAGCAGCGGCGAGGAGGGCTATGTCGTCGACATCAACTGGCGGCAGACGACGATCAAGTCGCTCTCCAACAACCTGGTGATCATCCCCAACGGTCAGCTCGCCGGCACCAACATGACCAACTTCAACCAGCCCGAGCAGGACATGACCCTGCTGGTGCAGGTGGGTGTCGGCTACGACAGCGACCTGGAGCACGTCGAGCGGGTCACCAACGAGGTCATCGCCGAGACGATGAAGGAGGTCGAGGGCGCCGTTCCCGACCACGAGCCGGCCGTGCGGTTCCACACCTTCGGCGACTCGCGCATCGGGATGACCGTGATCCTGGGGGTCGGGGAGTTCAGCGACCAGTACCGGATCAAGCACGAGTTCATCAAGCGGCTGCACAGGCGGTACCGGGCGGAGGGGATCAGCGTGCCGGTTCCGCGGCGGGCGATCACGCTCCAGACGGGGGGCGGCAGCGTGGAGATCCCCCATCAGCGGGAGCCCTCCGTCGAGGTCGCGTCGTAG
- a CDS encoding NADP-dependent isocitrate dehydrogenase — protein MTDSTIIYTHTDEAPALATHSFLPVIKAYASQAGVSVETRDISLAGRIIAVFPEYLEEGQRIPDALSELGALAKTPAANIIKLPNISASIPQLKAAVAELQGQGYALPDYPDDPKSDEEREIRARYDKIKGSAVNPVLREGNSDRRAPASVKNYAKTHPHRMGAWSADSKTNVATMAENDFRSTEKSAVISEAGSLKIELVGDDGSTTVLRESVPVLAGEVVDASVMRVAALREFLTAQVARAKAEDVLFSVHLKATMMKVSDPIVFGHVVRAFFPKTFAQYGETLAAAGLSPNDGLGGIYKGLQALPEGAEIKASFDAELAEGPALAMVDSDKGITNLHVPSDVIVDASMPAMIRTSGHMWGPDGQEADTLAVLPDSSYAGVYQVAIDDCRANGAYDPSTMGSVPNVGLMAQKAEEYGSHDKTFEIPTTGTVRLVDQAGNVVIEQTVSAGDIFRACQTKDDPIRDWVKLAVTRARATGDPAVFWLDETRAHDANLIAKVNAYLPEHDTEGLDIRILAPVEATELSVERIRRGENTISVTGNVLRDYLTDLFPILELGTSAKMLSVVPLMAGGGLFETGAGGSAPKHVQQLVKENYLRWDSLGEFFALVPSLEQYATATGNTKAKVLADTLDRATATFLNEDKSPSRRVGGIDNRGSHFYLSLYWAQELAAQTDDADLAKTFAPLAETLTANEQRIVDELIAVQGRPADIGGYYQPDPAKAAAVMRPSATWNEALANFA, from the coding sequence GTGACTGACTCGACCATCATCTATACGCACACTGACGAGGCGCCCGCCCTGGCGACCCACTCGTTCCTGCCCGTGATCAAGGCGTACGCCTCGCAGGCCGGCGTCTCCGTCGAGACCCGTGACATCTCGCTGGCCGGGCGCATCATCGCCGTCTTCCCGGAGTACCTGGAGGAGGGCCAGCGCATCCCCGACGCCCTCTCGGAGCTGGGCGCGCTGGCCAAGACGCCCGCGGCGAACATCATCAAGCTGCCGAACATCTCGGCGTCGATCCCGCAGCTCAAGGCCGCCGTCGCCGAGTTGCAGGGGCAGGGCTACGCGCTGCCGGACTACCCGGACGACCCGAAGTCCGACGAGGAGCGGGAGATCCGCGCCCGCTACGACAAGATCAAGGGTTCCGCCGTGAACCCGGTCCTGCGTGAGGGCAACTCGGACCGCCGCGCCCCCGCCTCGGTCAAGAACTACGCCAAGACCCACCCGCACCGCATGGGCGCCTGGTCCGCCGACTCCAAGACGAACGTCGCGACCATGGCCGAGAACGACTTCCGCTCCACCGAGAAGTCCGCGGTGATCTCCGAGGCCGGCTCGCTGAAGATCGAGCTGGTCGGCGACGACGGCTCCACCACCGTGCTGCGCGAGTCCGTACCCGTCCTCGCGGGCGAGGTCGTCGACGCCTCCGTGATGCGCGTCGCCGCGCTGCGCGAGTTCCTGACCGCGCAGGTCGCCCGCGCCAAGGCCGAGGACGTCCTGTTCTCCGTGCACCTCAAGGCCACGATGATGAAGGTCTCCGACCCGATCGTCTTCGGTCACGTCGTGCGCGCCTTCTTCCCGAAGACCTTCGCGCAGTACGGCGAGACGCTGGCCGCGGCCGGTCTGTCCCCGAACGACGGTCTGGGCGGCATCTACAAGGGCCTTCAGGCCCTGCCGGAGGGCGCCGAGATCAAGGCCTCCTTCGACGCCGAGCTCGCCGAGGGCCCGGCCCTGGCGATGGTCGACTCCGACAAGGGCATCACCAACCTGCACGTGCCGTCCGACGTCATCGTCGACGCCTCGATGCCGGCCATGATCCGCACCTCCGGTCACATGTGGGGCCCGGACGGCCAGGAGGCCGACACCCTCGCGGTGCTCCCGGACTCCTCGTACGCGGGTGTCTACCAGGTCGCGATCGACGACTGCCGCGCCAACGGGGCCTACGACCCGTCGACCATGGGCTCCGTCCCGAACGTCGGCCTCATGGCGCAGAAGGCCGAGGAGTACGGCTCCCACGACAAGACCTTCGAGATCCCGACCACCGGCACGGTCCGCCTCGTCGACCAGGCCGGCAACGTCGTCATCGAGCAGACGGTCTCCGCCGGTGACATCTTCCGCGCCTGCCAGACCAAGGACGACCCGATCCGCGACTGGGTCAAGCTGGCCGTCACCCGCGCCCGCGCCACCGGCGACCCGGCCGTGTTCTGGCTGGACGAGACCCGCGCGCACGACGCCAACCTGATCGCCAAGGTCAACGCCTACCTGCCGGAGCACGACACCGAGGGCCTGGACATCCGCATCCTCGCCCCGGTCGAGGCCACCGAACTGTCGGTGGAGCGCATCCGCCGCGGCGAGAACACCATCTCGGTGACCGGCAACGTGCTGCGTGACTACCTCACCGACCTGTTCCCGATCCTGGAACTGGGCACCAGCGCCAAGATGCTGTCGGTCGTCCCGCTGATGGCGGGCGGCGGCCTCTTCGAGACGGGCGCCGGCGGCTCCGCCCCGAAGCACGTCCAGCAGCTGGTCAAGGAGAACTACCTGCGCTGGGACTCCCTCGGCGAGTTCTTCGCCCTGGTCCCGTCCCTGGAGCAGTACGCCACGGCCACCGGCAACACCAAGGCCAAGGTCCTCGCCGACACCCTGGACCGCGCCACGGCGACCTTCCTCAACGAGGACAAGTCCCCCTCGCGTCGCGTCGGCGGCATCGACAACCGCGGCAGCCACTTCTACCTGTCCCTGTACTGGGCCCAGGAGCTGGCCGCCCAGACCGACGACGCCGACCTGGCCAAGACGTTCGCCCCGCTCGCCGAGACCCTCACGGCGAACGAGCAGCGGATCGTCGACGAGCTGATCGCCGTCCAGGGCAGGCCGGCCGACATCGGCGGCTACTACCAGCCCGACCCGGCCAAGGCCGCGGCGGTCATGCGCCCGTCCGCCACCTGGAACGAGGCGCTGGCGAACTTCGCCTGA
- a CDS encoding alpha/beta hydrolase, which produces MTETTDPRPVLEPAAAAFVEATANPPYLFDLGPVEGRKVVDEVQSGDIAKPAVDEEWVTVSGGPTGEVKARVVRPAGVGGVLPVILYIHGAGWVFGNAHTHDRLVRELAVGAGAAVVFPEYDLSPEARYPVAVEQNYTVARWIVAEGADRGLDATRIAVAGDSVGGNMTAALTLMAKERGDVPLVQQVLFYPVTDAAFDTGSYRRFAEGYFLRRDAMRWFWDQYTTGEEERAEITASPLRATAEQLRGLPPALVITAEADVLRDEGEAYADKLREAGVPVTAVRYQGIIHDFVMLNALRGTHAAEAAIGQVIATLRAALGTV; this is translated from the coding sequence ATGACCGAGACCACCGACCCCCGTCCCGTCCTCGAACCCGCCGCCGCGGCCTTCGTCGAGGCGACCGCGAACCCGCCGTACCTCTTCGACCTCGGGCCGGTCGAGGGCCGCAAGGTCGTCGACGAGGTGCAGTCGGGCGACATCGCGAAGCCGGCCGTGGACGAGGAGTGGGTGACCGTGTCGGGCGGGCCCACCGGCGAGGTCAAGGCCCGTGTCGTCCGCCCGGCGGGCGTCGGGGGCGTGCTGCCGGTGATCCTCTACATCCACGGCGCGGGCTGGGTGTTCGGCAACGCCCACACCCACGACCGGCTGGTGCGCGAGCTGGCCGTGGGCGCGGGGGCCGCGGTCGTCTTCCCCGAGTACGACCTCTCGCCCGAGGCCCGCTATCCGGTGGCCGTCGAGCAGAACTACACGGTGGCCCGCTGGATCGTCGCCGAGGGTGCCGACCGGGGCCTCGACGCCACCCGGATCGCCGTGGCCGGTGACTCCGTCGGCGGCAACATGACCGCTGCGCTGACCCTGATGGCCAAGGAGCGGGGCGATGTGCCCCTGGTCCAGCAGGTGCTCTTCTACCCGGTCACCGACGCGGCCTTCGACACCGGTTCCTACCGCCGCTTCGCCGAGGGCTACTTCCTGCGGCGCGACGCCATGCGGTGGTTCTGGGACCAGTACACGACCGGCGAGGAGGAGCGCGCCGAGATCACCGCCTCACCGCTGCGCGCCACGGCGGAGCAGCTGCGGGGGCTGCCGCCGGCCCTCGTGATCACCGCCGAGGCCGACGTCCTGCGCGACGAGGGCGAGGCGTACGCCGACAAGCTCCGCGAGGCCGGGGTGCCGGTGACCGCCGTGCGCTACCAGGGGATCATCCACGACTTCGTCATGCTGAACGCCCTGCGCGGGACGCACGCAGCCGAGGCCGCCATCGGCCAGGTGATCGCCACCCTGCGCGCGGCGCTCGGCACGGTCTGA
- a CDS encoding transcriptional regulator, SarA/Rot family translates to MSTAGDIATAAGAESTRGHTLLLDDQLCFALYAASRAVTARYRPLLDELGLTYPQYLVMLVLWEQDSISVRDLGTALQLESSTLSPLLKRLEAGGLLRRERRTDDERSVSIRLTDAGARLEERARSVPVDIGEAMGLSPEQHTMAKQLLRLLTANVSQG, encoded by the coding sequence GTGAGCACAGCCGGCGACATCGCGACCGCTGCCGGGGCGGAATCGACACGGGGGCACACACTGCTCCTGGACGACCAGCTCTGTTTCGCCCTGTACGCCGCCTCGCGCGCGGTGACCGCCCGCTACCGGCCCCTGCTGGACGAGCTGGGGCTGACCTATCCGCAGTACCTGGTCATGCTGGTGCTCTGGGAGCAGGACTCGATCTCCGTGCGGGACCTGGGCACGGCGCTCCAGCTGGAGTCCAGCACCCTCTCCCCGCTCCTGAAGCGCCTGGAGGCCGGCGGCCTGCTGCGCCGCGAGCGCCGTACGGACGACGAGCGCTCCGTCTCCATCCGCCTCACCGACGCCGGCGCCCGGCTGGAGGAGCGGGCCCGGAGCGTCCCCGTGGACATCGGCGAGGCCATGGGGCTGTCCCCCGAACAGCACACCATGGCCAAGCAGTTGCTGCGGCTGCTCACGGCCAACGTCAGCCAGGGCTGA
- a CDS encoding aldo/keto reductase, with product MKYRTIGSDPATRREVSVLALGSMLFGSRTDEKTSFALLDRYVEAGGNFIDTSDNYAFWIDGGQGGQSEELLGRWRRSRGVGEEIVIATKLGARPLAPGTGYVDNAEGLSAKVIRESAERSRERLGVERLDLLYAHIEDRTVTARETVEGFAELVAEGAVGLLGASNHAVWRVERARALAAAAGLPGYEVLQYHHSHLRPRTDVPSDLWADGTLGAATAELLSYLEAEPGLTLVAYSPLLKGGYVRPDTLASDYDHPGTPARLKVLGQVARETGATVNQVVLAWQLSGRFPIVPLAGVSSLDQLEENLGAVELELTEEQRARLDAAH from the coding sequence ATGAAGTACCGCACGATAGGCAGTGATCCGGCGACCCGCCGCGAGGTGAGCGTGCTCGCGCTCGGCTCGATGCTGTTCGGCTCGCGGACGGACGAGAAGACCTCCTTCGCCCTGCTCGACCGCTATGTCGAGGCGGGCGGGAACTTCATCGACACGTCCGACAACTACGCGTTCTGGATCGACGGCGGACAGGGCGGCCAGAGCGAGGAACTGCTCGGCCGGTGGCGGCGCAGCCGGGGCGTCGGCGAGGAGATCGTCATCGCCACCAAGCTCGGCGCCCGCCCCCTCGCACCCGGCACCGGCTACGTCGACAACGCCGAGGGCCTGTCGGCGAAGGTGATCCGGGAATCGGCCGAACGCAGCCGGGAACGCCTCGGCGTGGAGCGGCTGGACCTGCTCTACGCCCACATCGAGGACCGTACGGTGACGGCGCGGGAGACCGTCGAGGGGTTCGCGGAACTCGTCGCCGAGGGCGCGGTCGGACTGCTCGGCGCGAGCAACCACGCCGTCTGGCGGGTGGAGCGGGCCCGCGCCCTCGCCGCTGCGGCGGGGCTGCCCGGCTACGAGGTGCTCCAGTACCACCACAGCCATCTGCGCCCGCGCACCGACGTCCCCAGCGATCTCTGGGCCGACGGCACCCTCGGCGCGGCCACCGCCGAACTGCTGAGCTATCTGGAGGCCGAGCCCGGCCTCACCCTGGTCGCCTACTCGCCCCTGCTCAAGGGCGGTTACGTACGGCCGGACACCCTTGCGTCGGACTACGACCACCCCGGCACCCCCGCCCGGCTGAAGGTGCTGGGCCAGGTGGCACGGGAGACCGGCGCGACGGTCAACCAGGTCGTGCTGGCCTGGCAGTTGAGCGGCCGGTTCCCGATCGTCCCGCTGGCGGGGGTGTCGTCGCTCGACCAACTGGAGGAGAACCTGGGCGCGGTGGAGCTGGAGCTGACGGAGGAGCAGCGGGCCCGGCTGGACGCCGCACACTAG
- a CDS encoding glycoside hydrolase family 43 protein, with product MTETEPIRLADLRLPDMPLHDPFVVADAETRTYHLYTSNDPAVSGVDGTGTMVYRSTDLRDWTRPVVVFRTEEQEGIWATDGAWAPEVHAWDGRYYLFTTLHDEGKPLKVPPAGRYGTPFQLPNHMRGTVTAVSDSLLGPFTVVDPTRPTLPEHLMTLDGTLYVDAAGQPWMVYAHEWLQTVDGTMEAIRLAPDLARTLENPVFLFKASDASWLTDQIPGGVPHQLAPYITDGPQLYRTPDGSLLMLWSTYEKNVAGDDGTISGGYVQTYAVSRSGDLTGPWDQRRPLVREDSGHGMLFHTFDGRLMMILHRPFENARGKLYEMRLDGDELSVLRRRDDLDGGG from the coding sequence GTGACCGAAACCGAACCCATTCGCCTCGCGGACCTGCGGCTTCCCGACATGCCGCTGCACGATCCGTTCGTCGTCGCCGACGCCGAGACCCGTACGTATCACCTCTACACGTCCAATGATCCTGCCGTCTCGGGTGTGGACGGGACCGGCACGATGGTCTACCGCAGCACCGATCTGCGGGACTGGACGCGGCCGGTCGTGGTGTTCCGGACGGAGGAGCAGGAGGGAATCTGGGCGACGGACGGCGCGTGGGCGCCGGAGGTGCACGCGTGGGACGGCAGGTACTACCTTTTCACCACGCTGCACGACGAGGGGAAGCCGCTCAAGGTGCCACCGGCCGGCCGGTACGGCACGCCCTTCCAGCTCCCGAACCATATGCGCGGCACGGTCACCGCGGTGTCCGACTCGCTGCTGGGCCCGTTCACCGTCGTGGACCCCACGCGTCCCACCCTGCCCGAGCACCTCATGACCCTCGACGGCACGCTGTACGTCGACGCGGCCGGGCAGCCCTGGATGGTGTACGCGCACGAGTGGCTGCAGACCGTCGACGGCACGATGGAGGCGATCCGGCTGGCCCCGGATCTGGCCCGCACTCTCGAGAACCCGGTCTTCCTGTTCAAGGCCTCCGACGCGTCCTGGCTCACCGACCAGATCCCCGGCGGAGTGCCGCACCAGCTCGCGCCGTACATCACCGACGGCCCCCAGCTGTACCGGACGCCCGACGGCTCCCTGCTGATGCTGTGGTCGACGTACGAGAAGAACGTGGCTGGTGACGACGGCACGATCAGCGGCGGTTACGTACAGACCTACGCGGTCTCCAGGTCGGGCGACCTCACCGGGCCGTGGGACCAACGGCGGCCGCTGGTCCGGGAGGACAGCGGCCACGGCATGCTGTTCCACACCTTCGACGGCCGGTTGATGATGATCCTCCACCGCCCCTTCGAGAACGCCCGCGGCAAGCTCTACGAGATGCGGCTCGACGGCGACGAACTCAGCGTGCTGCGCCGCCGTGACGACCTCGACGGAGGCGGTTGA
- a CDS encoding peptidoglycan-binding domain-containing protein — protein MSLRTRFKLAACTVGVVATATLALGTTPAAASGTYSGLAYVYGADSYTDDWGNEGILSTGTNTNSNATCLWQKILWADGFLDSAAHIDGKFGPRTKAATEDLQRYFALGVDGSVGQETFGHMDKWLYFVSGSTADGHTANLRYDGIVRDFNLSRNADGNYSFPDGDGNTRLAGYNYLSCT, from the coding sequence ATGAGCTTGCGCACGCGATTCAAGCTGGCCGCCTGCACCGTCGGCGTCGTGGCCACGGCCACCCTCGCGCTCGGGACCACGCCGGCCGCCGCGAGCGGGACGTACAGCGGGCTCGCCTACGTCTACGGTGCCGACAGCTACACCGACGACTGGGGCAACGAGGGCATCCTGTCGACCGGCACCAACACCAACTCCAACGCCACCTGCCTGTGGCAGAAGATCCTCTGGGCGGACGGGTTCCTCGACTCCGCCGCGCACATCGACGGCAAATTCGGCCCCAGGACCAAGGCCGCGACCGAGGACCTCCAGAGGTACTTCGCCCTCGGTGTCGACGGATCGGTCGGCCAGGAGACCTTCGGCCACATGGACAAGTGGCTCTACTTCGTGTCCGGCAGCACCGCCGACGGTCACACCGCGAACCTGCGCTACGACGGGATCGTGCGCGACTTCAACCTCAGCCGCAACGCGGACGGCAACTACAGCTTCCCCGACGGCGACGGCAACACGCGGCTCGCCGGCTACAACTACCTGTCCTGCACCTGA
- a CDS encoding peptidoglycan-binding protein: MTAEPVSTAAAGTVLSTAGAVASSAETDPSAAGSAATTAGTVPTADGRAGAQAGALAGAVAVTPWRRRALPILGLCFLLLVACGTWITLATRQQAATEDADDGRLLFSAACAEPVGMGQHDTCVKEVQRLLAAVGADISVDSSFGPQTLRRVTAFQVLHGLDPDGVVGTETKRALYEPKARIRSWSPKKVRQRVRQVFAEDPDHAVAIADCQSFLDPLHILPNTNGTRNWGVFQISDTRLRELGGTPRKALEPEWNIQAAHRLWKRAGDFGDWPYCERAYTESSSSKPSASEPSA, translated from the coding sequence ATGACGGCGGAACCCGTGTCGACGGCGGCGGCCGGGACCGTGCTGTCGACGGCCGGGGCCGTGGCGTCGTCGGCCGAGACCGACCCTTCGGCGGCCGGGAGCGCGGCCACCACGGCCGGGACGGTGCCTACGGCGGACGGGAGGGCGGGGGCACAGGCCGGGGCGCTGGCCGGAGCGGTGGCAGTCACCCCCTGGCGCCGACGTGCGCTGCCGATCCTCGGTCTCTGCTTTCTCCTCCTGGTGGCCTGCGGGACCTGGATCACGCTGGCGACCCGTCAGCAGGCCGCCACCGAGGACGCGGACGACGGACGGCTGCTGTTCTCCGCCGCGTGCGCGGAACCGGTCGGCATGGGCCAGCACGACACCTGCGTCAAAGAGGTGCAGCGACTGCTCGCCGCGGTCGGCGCGGACATCTCCGTGGACAGCTCCTTCGGACCGCAGACCCTGCGCCGCGTCACCGCGTTCCAGGTGCTGCACGGCCTCGACCCGGACGGCGTGGTCGGCACCGAGACGAAGCGGGCGCTCTACGAACCGAAGGCGCGTATACGGAGTTGGTCGCCGAAGAAGGTACGCCAACGCGTCCGGCAGGTGTTCGCGGAGGACCCCGACCACGCGGTCGCGATCGCCGACTGCCAGTCCTTCCTCGACCCTCTCCACATCCTGCCGAACACCAACGGCACCAGGAACTGGGGCGTCTTCCAGATCTCCGACACCCGGCTGCGCGAACTCGGCGGCACCCCGCGCAAGGCCCTGGAACCGGAGTGGAACATCCAGGCGGCCCACCGCCTGTGGAAACGCGCGGGCGACTTCGGCGACTGGCCCTACTGCGAGCGCGCGTACACCGAGTCCTCCTCCTCGAAACCCTCCGCCTCGGAGCCCTCCGCCTGA
- a CDS encoding sn-glycerol-3-phosphate ABC transporter ATP-binding protein UgpC yields MAEIILEGVTKRFPDGAVAVRDVDLEIADGEFVILVGPSGCGKSTTLNMIAGLEDITEGTLRIGDRVVNDLAPKERDVAMVFQSYALYPHMNVRENMGFPLRLARVDKDTIDAKVTEAARILDLTDHLDRKPANLSGGQRQRVAMGRAIVRDPKAFLMDEPLSNLDAKLRVQMRTQISRLQRRLGTTTVYVTHDQTEAMTLGDRVVVMRQGLVQQIGTPADLYDLPRNIFVAGFIGSPAMNFLNATLEGGALRSSLGDLTLDDRTRQALERQDAPREVIVGLRPEAFEDVALSHGQDRTGPVFTATVDVMESLGSDVYVYFSAEGGPATTTELEELAKDSGLRDTGADTQNIVARLDAATRAREGEPLELRVDMAKAHVFDPATGANLTHPMRESAD; encoded by the coding sequence ATGGCCGAGATCATCCTCGAGGGAGTCACCAAGCGTTTTCCCGACGGGGCCGTCGCCGTGCGGGACGTGGACCTCGAGATCGCCGACGGCGAGTTCGTGATCCTGGTCGGTCCGTCGGGATGCGGCAAGTCCACCACCCTGAACATGATCGCCGGACTCGAGGACATCACCGAGGGCACCCTGCGCATCGGCGACCGAGTCGTCAACGACCTGGCCCCCAAGGAACGCGACGTCGCCATGGTGTTCCAGAGCTATGCCCTGTACCCGCACATGAACGTCCGGGAGAACATGGGCTTCCCGTTGCGTCTGGCCAGGGTGGACAAGGACACCATCGACGCCAAGGTGACGGAGGCCGCCCGCATCCTCGACCTCACCGATCACCTGGACCGCAAACCCGCCAACCTCTCGGGCGGACAGCGCCAGCGGGTGGCCATGGGGCGGGCCATCGTCCGTGATCCCAAGGCATTCCTGATGGACGAGCCACTGTCCAACCTGGATGCCAAACTCCGGGTACAGATGCGCACTCAGATCTCCCGGCTGCAGCGGCGCCTCGGCACGACCACTGTGTACGTCACCCACGACCAGACCGAGGCGATGACGCTCGGCGACCGCGTCGTGGTCATGCGACAGGGACTGGTCCAGCAGATCGGCACGCCCGCCGACCTGTACGACCTGCCGCGCAACATCTTCGTCGCGGGCTTCATCGGCTCCCCGGCGATGAACTTCCTGAACGCCACCCTGGAGGGCGGTGCCCTGCGCTCGTCCCTGGGCGACCTGACCCTCGACGACCGTACGAGGCAGGCGCTGGAACGTCAGGACGCGCCCCGCGAGGTCATCGTCGGGCTGCGGCCGGAGGCATTCGAGGACGTGGCCCTGTCACATGGCCAGGACCGGACGGGGCCGGTCTTCACCGCCACCGTGGACGTGATGGAGTCACTGGGCTCCGATGTGTACGTCTACTTCAGTGCGGAGGGCGGCCCCGCGACGACCACCGAACTGGAGGAGCTCGCCAAGGACTCGGGGCTGCGCGACACCGGCGCCGACACGCAGAACATCGTGGCCCGACTGGACGCCGCCACGCGTGCCCGCGAGGGCGAACCGCTGGAGCTGCGGGTCGACATGGCCAAGGCTCATGTGTTCGACCCGGCGACCGGAGCGAACCTCACGCATCCGATGAGGGAGAGCGCGGACTGA